The Molothrus ater isolate BHLD 08-10-18 breed brown headed cowbird chromosome 1, BPBGC_Mater_1.1, whole genome shotgun sequence genome includes a window with the following:
- the TMEM200C gene encoding transmembrane protein 200C has protein sequence MIATGGLLRISARKQDPLKPQSQLPKRKRKAKKKRKNDVVVVKGKLKLCSLSGFIALCGILVLLVGIALAVVGYWPKPSQVYRESSFGKGRHPAPQAGTHTNRSQSQGRLQAGIHLESPPGANTSTTATPGGSAPTSSSPQASAGFLFRLFSSYLHSDKLKVLGPLIMGIGIFLFICANAVLHENRDKKTKIINLRDLYSTVIDAHSLRAKDGGTPASAPLNGFVNYMQSRGLELKPGGEGLGAAAMLAKSSWPPGLGVSLSPPDLVSSPQRSSFCSPPQPPSLAEAVYSICRERAALAGRPVTSPPCSPAGSCERCSTASSIVGSSLSTFTLLPLGPSSGGGGCQRPPGERGAKEIPRGEFELSLTDLSSSPIKGGCGTRRHKLVLRRQSTSCLPDARCPLSPEPPRSPAVRRVLESSLLVKASPSYSESLDLGGSPPSAPPAITRMDSQSSQSEPSSSNKGYSHLEEAGTSLESVANTTASKIQDCEEEPVDQMDPLKATSREQTGEQSQQTQRQYTNKEKLFMISRSHAALGLEDGELESTGI, from the coding sequence ATGATTGCCACTGGAGGCCTCCTGAGGATCTCAGCCAGGAAACAGGATCCCTTGAAACCCCAGAGCCAGCTCCCCAAACGCAAACGCAAAGCCAAAAAGAAGCGCAAGAATGACGTGGTGGTGGTGAAAGGCAAGCTCAAGCTGTGCTCCCTCTCGGGGTTCATCGCCCTCTGTGGCATTCTGGTACTGCTGGTGGGCATCGCCTTGGCTGTGGTGGGCTACTGGCCAAAGCCCAGCCAGGTATACAgagagagcagctttggcaaGGGCCGGCACCCAGCACCACAGGCTGGCACCCACACGAACcgctcccagagccagggaaggctgcAAGCAGGGATCCACCTGGAGTCACCCCCTGGAGCCAACACCTCCACCACTGCTACCCCTGGTGGGTCTGCCCCTACTTCCTCATCCCCTCAGGCCTCAGCGGGTTTCCTTTTCCGTCTTTTCTCGAGCTACTTGCATTCGGACAAGCTGAAGGTGCTGGGCCCTCTGATCATGGGTATCGGCATCTTCCTCTTCATCTGCGCCAATGCGGTGCTGCACGAAAACCGTGACAAGAAGACCAAGATCATCAACCTGCGTGACCTCTACTCCACCGTCATCGATGCCCACAGCCTGCGGGCCAAGGATGGAGGCACCCCGGCCTCAGCCCCTCTCAATGGCTTTGTCAACTACATGCAGTCCCGGGGCCTGGAGCTAAAGCCTGGCGGGGAAggcctgggtgctgcagccatGCTGGCCAAGAGCTCGTGGCCACCAGGACTGGGTGTATCCCTTTCCCCACCGGATCTGGTGTCCTCACCGCAGCGTTCCTCCTTCTGCAGCCCACCGCAgccacccagcctggctgaggctgtGTACAGCATCTGCCGGGAGCGTGCTGCCCTTGCTGGCCGCCCCGTCACcagcccaccctgcagcccagcgGGCAGCTGTGAgcgctgcagcacagccagctccatCGTGGGCTCTTCGCTGAGCACCTTCACCCTCCTGCCCTTGGGGCCAAGCAGCGGAGGGGGAGGCTGTCAGAGACCACCTGGGGAGCGGGGAGCCAAGGAGATCCCACGGGGGGAGTTTGAACTGAGCCTAACCgacctcagcagcagccccatcAAGGGAGGCTGTGGGACAAGGAGGCACAAGCTGGTTCTCAGGCGGCAGAGCACCAGCTGCTTGCCCGATGCCAGGTGTCCCCTTTCCCCTGAGCCGCCTCGGTCACCAGCTGTCAGGAGGGTCCTGGAATCCAGCCTCTTGGTAAAGGCGTCTCCTAGCTACTCTGAATCTCTAGATCTGGGAGGATCGcctccttcagctcctcctgccatcACCAGGATGGactcccagagctcccagtcTGAGCCTTCCAGCAGCAATAAGGGCTACAGCCACTTGGAGGAGGCAGGCACCTCCTTGGAGTCAGTTGCCAACACCACAGCCAGTAAAATTCAGGACTGTGAGGAGGAACCAGTTGATCAGATGGACCCCCTCAAGGCTACCAGCAGAGAACAAACAGGGGAGCAATCCCAGCAAACTCAAAGACAGTACACAAATAAAGAGA